From one bacterium genomic stretch:
- a CDS encoding branched-chain amino acid ABC transporter permease: MDTIFLGIGFGLVTGSILALSAVSFTLQYAVSGIPNLAHGELLTYGAYAAYAVTRATHNLVAAGLAAALVGGVTAWAMNAGVVEPFVRARIKNIVIFIATLGASLVLQNVILLIFGGANVAYVLPQTESHPVGPFIWTGRDEAIMASAVVVMLLLYVMLQYTKFGKSLRAVSENRELARVSGIGAHGVVQFTWFLAGIVAGFAGFILAVSVGTLVPSFGFTFLLVTVTAAVAGGLGKPYGAMAAALVLGLAMEISAFYVDAAYKLLIAFGMLVLVLLFRPDGLFSSKVGGVFE, translated from the coding sequence ATGGACACGATCTTTCTGGGAATCGGGTTCGGCCTCGTGACGGGCTCGATCTTGGCCTTGTCCGCCGTGTCCTTTACGCTGCAGTACGCCGTGAGCGGCATTCCCAATCTGGCGCACGGCGAGCTGCTGACGTACGGCGCCTATGCCGCCTACGCGGTGACCCGCGCGACGCACAATCTCGTGGCCGCCGGACTGGCCGCCGCCCTCGTCGGCGGCGTCACGGCGTGGGCGATGAACGCCGGGGTGGTCGAGCCGTTTGTCCGGGCCCGGATCAAGAACATCGTGATCTTCATCGCCACGCTCGGGGCCTCGCTCGTCCTCCAGAACGTCATCCTCCTGATCTTCGGGGGGGCCAACGTCGCGTACGTGCTGCCGCAGACCGAGTCGCACCCGGTGGGCCCGTTCATCTGGACCGGCCGGGACGAGGCAATCATGGCCTCGGCGGTGGTCGTCATGCTGCTCCTCTACGTGATGCTGCAGTACACCAAGTTCGGCAAGTCGCTGCGCGCGGTCTCGGAGAACCGCGAGCTCGCCCGGGTGTCGGGCATCGGCGCGCACGGGGTGGTGCAGTTCACCTGGTTTCTCGCGGGGATCGTCGCCGGATTTGCCGGGTTCATCCTCGCCGTCAGCGTGGGGACGCTGGTGCCGAGCTTCGGGTTTACGTTTCTGCTCGTGACGGTGACCGCGGCCGTCGCCGGGGGGCTCGGCAAACCGTACGGCGCGATGGCCGCCGCGCTCGTGCTCGGCCTGGCCATGGAGATCAGCGCGTTCTACGTCGACGCGGCGTACAAGCTGCTGATCGCGTTCGGGATGCTGGTCCTCGTGTTGCTCTTTCGTCCGGACGGGCTGTTCAGCAGCAAGGTCGGAGGCGTGTTCGAGTGA
- a CDS encoding ABC transporter ATP-binding protein, whose amino-acid sequence MREGGAPLTDPSDALLEVRGLAKSFGGVSAVSDCSFAVPERRVTGLIGPNGAGKSTAIDLVTGFKTPDAGTVRFAGREIQGWPPHRVSRLGLIRTFQLPKEWPGLTVMENMLIAAPEHGRDAIWRALLAPAPLRRAEEEDRARARTILEEFGLLALRDDLAGNLSGGQKRLLEFARVAMARPKMVILDEPMGGVNPVLGARMGDAITSLVASDVTVVIVEHNLPFIERCCDAVIVMALGTVIATGPFGSLRSNRAVVDAYLGEVAVGV is encoded by the coding sequence ATGCGGGAAGGGGGAGCGCCGCTGACTGACCCATCCGATGCCCTGCTCGAGGTGCGGGGGCTCGCGAAGAGCTTCGGCGGCGTGAGCGCGGTCTCCGATTGCAGCTTTGCCGTGCCCGAGCGGCGCGTGACCGGCCTGATCGGGCCGAACGGCGCCGGCAAGAGCACGGCGATCGACCTGGTGACGGGCTTCAAGACGCCGGACGCGGGCACCGTGCGGTTCGCGGGCCGCGAGATTCAGGGGTGGCCGCCTCATCGCGTCTCCCGTCTCGGTCTCATCCGCACGTTCCAGCTGCCGAAAGAGTGGCCGGGCCTGACGGTAATGGAAAACATGCTCATCGCCGCGCCGGAGCATGGACGCGACGCGATCTGGCGGGCCCTGCTGGCGCCGGCCCCCCTCCGGCGCGCCGAGGAGGAAGACCGGGCACGCGCCCGCACCATCCTCGAGGAGTTCGGCCTCCTCGCGCTGCGGGATGACTTGGCCGGCAACCTGAGCGGAGGCCAGAAACGGCTGCTCGAGTTCGCGAGGGTCGCGATGGCCCGGCCGAAGATGGTGATCCTCGACGAGCCGATGGGCGGCGTAAACCCCGTGCTCGGCGCGCGGATGGGAGACGCGATTACGAGCCTGGTGGCGAGCGACGTGACCGTGGTGATCGTCGAGCACAACCTGCCCTTCATCGAGCGTTGCTGCGATGCGGTGATCGTCATGGCGCTCGGAACGGTGATCGCGACGGGACCGTTCGGTTCCCTGCGTTCCAACCGCGCCGTGGTCGACGCCTACCTGGGCGAGGTGGCGGTTGGTGTCTGA
- a CDS encoding branched-chain amino acid ABC transporter permease, whose product MIQYIASVATEGVIFSIMALGLNVIWGWTGDFDIAFYGYVAVGVYMAMVTTIGRLPPPDQYILGWHLPFLLAVLIAMASAAVLALGVGAVALRKLRASYFAITTLSTVLILQIFISNYTPLFNGYNGLYGMEQPFNDVLNLSPQAYPFFFLAFCTAVLAAVYVVLERLSNSPFGRALRAVREEERAAAAFGRSIYGLKLKAYVLGAALGGLGGALFAAYLGAFNPTAWSPIETLLLYAAIFVGGTGNTRGVVLGVMLVSVVFQEITRFIPNVGGNASFSAAVREILIGILILVTMRYRIQGLLPERRPKDAAAGLVAAKPYAGRGSAAD is encoded by the coding sequence GTGATCCAGTACATCGCCTCGGTGGCGACCGAAGGCGTGATTTTCTCGATCATGGCGCTCGGCCTGAACGTGATCTGGGGATGGACGGGCGATTTCGACATCGCCTTCTATGGCTACGTGGCCGTCGGCGTGTACATGGCCATGGTCACCACGATCGGCCGGCTGCCTCCGCCCGACCAGTACATCCTGGGCTGGCACCTGCCGTTTCTGCTCGCCGTGCTGATCGCGATGGCGAGCGCGGCCGTCCTCGCCCTGGGCGTGGGCGCGGTCGCGCTGCGCAAGCTCCGCGCGTCCTACTTTGCGATTACCACGCTCAGCACCGTCTTGATACTGCAGATCTTCATCAGCAACTACACGCCGCTGTTCAACGGCTACAACGGGCTGTACGGAATGGAGCAGCCGTTCAACGACGTGTTGAACCTGTCGCCGCAGGCGTACCCCTTCTTCTTCCTGGCCTTCTGCACGGCCGTCCTGGCCGCCGTCTACGTCGTCCTGGAACGGCTCTCCAACAGTCCCTTCGGCCGTGCCCTGCGCGCGGTTCGAGAGGAGGAGCGCGCGGCGGCGGCGTTCGGCCGGAGCATCTACGGGCTCAAGCTGAAGGCGTACGTGCTGGGGGCGGCGCTGGGCGGGTTGGGCGGAGCGCTGTTCGCGGCATACCTGGGGGCCTTCAATCCCACCGCGTGGTCGCCGATCGAGACGCTGCTCCTCTACGCCGCCATTTTCGTCGGCGGGACCGGAAACACTCGCGGCGTGGTCCTCGGGGTCATGCTGGTCAGCGTCGTGTTCCAGGAGATCACCCGCTTTATCCCCAACGTGGGCGGAAACGCGAGCTTCTCCGCGGCGGTGCGCGAAATCCTGATCGGCATCCTGATCCTCGTCACCATGCGCTACCGGATCCAGGGTCTGCTGCCTGAGCGGCGTCCCAAGGACGCCGCGGCCGGACTGGTGGCCGCCAAACCGTATGCGGGAAGGGGGAGCGCCGCTGACTGA
- a CDS encoding amidohydrolase family protein: MGLIVDVHIQAGVPGEQLDPFAHSRLRKVLETRAFNFDGSRPEEAALGADPTAALDGAGIDVICLIAGDYNRALPGAIESYEVPNDHVAAVVARHPGRIVGTCSVDPVTDPAAAVRELERCATRLGFRAVRLYPAVQQWDPRDERLYPIYRRCIELDLLVQMHMGWTPVVTAHMEYQRPWLLDEVGRTFPELKLMISHLAYPYADECTCVIARHENFYCDISFWAPLHPSKILRMMVDFGALCSFDRMLYGSSNPFFRTYPRVIRSLNGIADRYGLPPIPDAALSKIMGANACRLWKIDPARMGRAPQNRQGGGAS, from the coding sequence ATGGGATTGATCGTGGACGTCCACATCCAGGCCGGCGTGCCCGGGGAGCAGCTCGACCCGTTTGCGCACTCGCGGCTGCGCAAGGTCCTGGAGACGCGCGCCTTCAACTTCGACGGTTCTCGTCCGGAGGAGGCGGCCCTCGGGGCCGACCCGACGGCGGCGCTCGACGGGGCGGGCATCGACGTCATCTGCCTCATCGCCGGTGACTACAACCGCGCGCTGCCGGGCGCCATCGAGTCGTACGAGGTGCCGAACGACCACGTGGCCGCCGTCGTCGCGCGGCATCCCGGCCGGATCGTCGGCACCTGCAGCGTCGACCCCGTCACCGATCCCGCGGCCGCCGTCCGGGAGCTCGAGCGATGCGCGACCAGACTCGGCTTCCGCGCCGTGCGATTGTACCCGGCCGTCCAGCAATGGGATCCCCGCGACGAACGGCTGTACCCGATCTACCGGCGATGCATCGAGCTCGACCTGCTGGTCCAGATGCACATGGGGTGGACGCCCGTCGTGACCGCGCACATGGAGTACCAGCGGCCCTGGCTGCTGGACGAGGTCGGGCGGACCTTTCCCGAATTGAAGCTGATGATCAGTCATCTCGCCTATCCGTACGCGGACGAGTGTACCTGCGTGATCGCGCGCCACGAGAATTTCTACTGCGACATCTCCTTTTGGGCGCCGCTTCACCCGTCCAAGATCCTGCGGATGATGGTGGACTTCGGGGCGTTGTGCTCGTTCGACCGGATGCTGTACGGATCCAGCAATCCGTTCTTTCGGACGTACCCGCGGGTGATCCGGTCGCTCAACGGCATCGCGGACCGGTACGGCCTGCCGCCGATTCCGGATGCCGCGCTCAGCAAGATCATGGGCGCGAACGCGTGCCGGCTGTGGAAGATCGACCCCGCGCGCATGGGGCGGGCCCCGCAGAACCGCCAGGGCGGCGGCGCGTCTTGA
- a CDS encoding ABC transporter ATP-binding protein, with translation MSEQPALTVQGLTAGYGGPPIIENVEFKASPGKITALVGPNGAGKSTLLKAVVGVVRPSGGHVYLNGTEVTGQAPERLVRRGIAYVPQVANVFPGLTVLENLEMGGYVRASGVRERAEQLLVLFPDLRTALRRPARTLSGGQRSMLAMARGLMVDPAVLLLDEPSAGLAPIFQSTVWEQIKKVRDTGVAVVVVEQNTRRTLVHADWAYVMVLGKNRLEGPGNVLLNDEEVVNLYIGRLS, from the coding sequence GTGTCTGAGCAGCCGGCGCTTACCGTGCAGGGGCTGACGGCCGGGTACGGCGGGCCGCCGATCATCGAGAACGTCGAGTTCAAGGCCTCGCCCGGCAAGATCACCGCGCTCGTGGGTCCGAACGGCGCCGGCAAGTCGACGCTGCTGAAGGCCGTCGTCGGCGTGGTCCGGCCGAGCGGCGGTCACGTGTATCTCAACGGCACGGAGGTGACCGGCCAGGCGCCGGAGCGGCTCGTCCGCCGGGGCATCGCGTACGTGCCCCAGGTGGCGAACGTGTTTCCGGGGCTGACCGTGCTGGAAAATCTGGAAATGGGCGGCTACGTCCGCGCCTCCGGCGTGCGCGAGCGGGCCGAGCAGCTCCTGGTGCTGTTCCCGGATCTGCGGACGGCGCTCCGGCGTCCCGCGCGAACGCTGAGCGGCGGCCAGCGGAGCATGCTGGCGATGGCGCGGGGCCTCATGGTGGATCCCGCCGTCCTGCTGCTGGATGAGCCCAGCGCCGGCCTGGCGCCCATCTTCCAGTCCACGGTCTGGGAGCAGATCAAGAAGGTCCGCGACACGGGGGTCGCCGTGGTGGTCGTCGAGCAGAACACACGGCGCACGCTGGTGCACGCCGACTGGGCCTACGTGATGGTGCTGGGGAAGAACCGGCTCGAAGGGCCGGGGAACGTGCTGCTCAACGACGAGGAGGTGGTCAACCTCTACATCGGCCGGCTGTCGTGA
- the proS gene encoding proline--tRNA ligase: MSRPAARQDESEFVKEIPSKAEHFADWYTAVVLKAELADYYPVRGCIVVRPYGFTIWELMQQGLDRRFKATGHVNAYFPLFIPRSFFEREAEHVEGFAPEVAWVTRGGGEELSEPLAVRPTSETAIGHMYARWIRSYRDLPVLINQWCNVVRWEKATRPFLRTMEFLWQEGHTAHRTAGEAEAEARQMLEVYRDFAETDAAIPVLSGRKPESEKFPGAERSYTIEALMPDGQALQSGTSHYLGQNFARAFDIKFLDSDNTEKHAHTTSWGVSWRLLGGMIMVHGDDRGLVIPPALAPFQVVIVPILTGNRRDEVLAAARDLARRLGTIVRTRLDDRTEVTPGWKYNDWEMRGVPLRLELGPRDLAQQQVVLAPRAGGGKQAAPLSGLEQAVPAALETVRRALFDQAKAYLDAHIVTVATLADLVEAVAGRRGFVRAVWCGTDACEQTIRKSSGASPRVITEEAADGPCVACGAPGREVVYFARAY, from the coding sequence ATGTCGCGGCCAGCGGCTCGTCAGGACGAGAGCGAATTCGTCAAGGAAATTCCCTCCAAGGCCGAGCACTTCGCCGACTGGTACACCGCGGTCGTCCTCAAGGCCGAGCTCGCCGACTACTACCCGGTCCGCGGCTGCATCGTCGTCCGTCCCTACGGGTTCACGATCTGGGAGCTGATGCAGCAGGGGCTCGATCGCCGGTTCAAGGCGACGGGTCATGTCAACGCCTATTTCCCGTTGTTCATCCCGCGGAGTTTCTTCGAGCGTGAAGCGGAACACGTCGAGGGCTTCGCCCCGGAAGTGGCCTGGGTCACGCGTGGCGGCGGCGAGGAGTTGAGCGAGCCGCTCGCGGTGCGGCCGACGTCCGAGACCGCCATCGGGCACATGTATGCGCGCTGGATCCGCTCGTACCGGGACCTGCCGGTGCTCATCAATCAGTGGTGCAACGTGGTCCGCTGGGAGAAGGCCACCCGGCCGTTTCTGCGGACGATGGAATTCCTCTGGCAGGAGGGCCACACCGCGCACCGCACGGCCGGGGAGGCCGAAGCCGAGGCCCGCCAGATGCTGGAGGTCTACCGCGACTTCGCCGAGACCGACGCGGCGATCCCGGTCCTGTCCGGCCGCAAGCCCGAGAGCGAGAAGTTTCCCGGCGCCGAGCGCTCGTACACGATCGAGGCGCTCATGCCGGACGGGCAGGCGCTCCAGTCCGGGACGTCCCACTACCTCGGCCAGAACTTCGCCCGGGCGTTCGACATCAAGTTCCTGGACAGCGACAACACGGAAAAGCACGCGCACACCACGTCGTGGGGCGTAAGCTGGCGGCTGCTCGGCGGCATGATCATGGTGCACGGCGACGACCGCGGCCTGGTTATTCCCCCGGCGCTCGCGCCGTTTCAGGTGGTCATCGTCCCGATCCTGACCGGCAACCGGCGCGACGAGGTTCTCGCCGCCGCGCGCGACCTCGCCCGGCGCCTCGGTACCATCGTGCGCACGCGCCTCGACGACCGGACCGAGGTGACGCCCGGCTGGAAGTACAACGACTGGGAGATGCGCGGGGTGCCGCTGCGGCTCGAGCTCGGGCCGCGGGATCTTGCTCAGCAACAGGTCGTGCTGGCGCCGCGCGCCGGCGGCGGCAAGCAGGCGGCGCCGCTGAGCGGCCTCGAGCAGGCCGTCCCGGCCGCGCTCGAAACGGTGCGCCGGGCGCTGTTCGATCAGGCCAAAGCGTATCTCGACGCGCACATCGTCACGGTGGCCACGCTGGCGGACCTCGTCGAGGCCGTCGCCGGCCGCCGCGGGTTCGTGCGCGCCGTGTGGTGCGGCACGGACGCCTGCGAACAGACGATCCGGAAGTCGAGCGGCGCGTCCCCGCGCGTCATCACCGAGGAGGCCGCGGACGGCCCCTGCGTCGCGTGCGGCGCGCCGGGGCGTGAAGTCGTGTACTTCGCCCGCGCCTACTGA
- a CDS encoding TlpA disulfide reductase family protein produces the protein MLPIAVACAAAVAGAVVLWVRPPHTVSRSAAPGAVIGAPGAAFPNTVVRPGQGEPGDQRPAPAPAFSLVVLSAGTAAPPAGGPPAGIPAPGAPLALAALRGHPLVINFWASWCGPCRAEMPMLVKAWHAYAARGVVVLGLDVDDTPADARRFLADHRVDYPILTVPGDRLLRAYGVVGLPTTVFVDASGMIRARQLGGFAGADGERTLARRLDALLATDGR, from the coding sequence GTGCTCCCGATCGCGGTCGCCTGCGCGGCGGCCGTCGCCGGGGCGGTCGTACTGTGGGTGCGGCCCCCGCACACGGTGTCGAGGAGCGCGGCACCGGGCGCCGTGATCGGGGCGCCGGGCGCGGCGTTTCCGAACACCGTCGTCCGGCCGGGGCAGGGCGAGCCGGGCGATCAGCGGCCGGCGCCCGCCCCGGCGTTTTCGCTCGTGGTGCTTTCGGCGGGGACGGCCGCGCCCCCCGCGGGCGGCCCGCCCGCGGGGATTCCCGCACCGGGCGCGCCGCTGGCGCTTGCGGCGCTACGAGGCCATCCCCTGGTCATCAACTTTTGGGCCTCGTGGTGCGGGCCGTGTCGTGCCGAGATGCCGATGCTGGTCAAGGCATGGCACGCGTACGCGGCGCGTGGCGTCGTGGTGCTCGGCCTGGACGTTGATGACACACCCGCCGATGCCCGGCGGTTCCTCGCAGACCACCGTGTCGACTATCCGATTCTAACCGTGCCCGGCGACCGGCTGCTGCGGGCCTACGGCGTGGTCGGACTGCCGACGACCGTATTCGTCGACGCATCCGGCATGATCCGCGCCCGCCAACTCGGGGGATTCGCCGGGGCGGACGGCGAGCGCACGCTCGCGCGCCGCCTCGACGCGCTGCTCGCCACGGACGGACGTTAG
- a CDS encoding sulfurtransferase has translation MPQGYAHDVLVETGWLAEHLGDPAVRAAEVSEDTSLYGQGHIPGAVHFNWQTQLQDPVRRDWIDQEQVESLLGNHGVGNDTTLVLYGDKNNWFATYTFWLLRMYGADKLRILNGGRAKWIAEGRPTVTDVPNHPTARYRAKPADASIRAFRDQVLAALGKVALVDVRSPQEYSGELIAMPAYPQEGAQRGGHIPGAQNIPWGQNVREDGTFKSPQELKQLYEGKGITPDKNVIAYCRIGERSSHTWFTLTYLLGYPNVKNYDGSWTEWGSLVGVPIDKPAAEPVKR, from the coding sequence ATGCCACAGGGTTATGCGCACGATGTCTTGGTGGAAACGGGCTGGCTGGCCGAGCACCTCGGCGACCCCGCGGTGCGGGCCGCGGAGGTCTCGGAGGACACCTCGCTGTACGGCCAGGGACACATTCCCGGCGCGGTCCATTTCAACTGGCAGACACAGTTGCAGGATCCGGTCCGGCGCGACTGGATCGACCAGGAGCAGGTGGAATCGCTGCTCGGCAACCATGGCGTCGGCAACGACACCACGCTCGTGTTGTACGGGGACAAGAACAACTGGTTCGCCACCTACACGTTCTGGCTGCTCAGGATGTACGGCGCGGACAAGCTGCGCATCCTGAACGGCGGCCGGGCGAAGTGGATCGCCGAGGGCCGGCCCACCGTGACCGACGTCCCAAATCACCCCACGGCGCGCTACCGGGCCAAACCCGCGGACGCGAGCATCCGCGCGTTCCGGGATCAGGTGCTCGCCGCACTCGGCAAGGTGGCGCTGGTGGACGTGCGCTCGCCGCAGGAGTACAGCGGCGAGCTCATCGCGATGCCGGCGTACCCGCAGGAAGGCGCGCAGCGCGGCGGGCACATCCCCGGCGCGCAGAACATCCCCTGGGGCCAGAACGTCCGCGAGGACGGCACGTTCAAGTCCCCGCAGGAGCTCAAGCAGTTGTACGAGGGCAAGGGCATCACCCCGGACAAAAACGTGATCGCGTACTGCCGGATCGGCGAGCGGTCTTCGCACACGTGGTTCACGCTCACGTACCTCCTCGGCTACCCCAACGTGAAGAACTACGACGGGTCGTGGACGGAATGGGGCAGCCTCGTCGGGGTGCCGATCGACAAGCCCGCGGCGGAGCCGGTGAAGCGCTGA
- a CDS encoding thiamine pyrophosphate-dependent enzyme yields MDTPEVATMPIPVLEPIKGVKRAPLEEYFTSGHRTCQGCESALVMKLMVKAAGPRTVVLGSTGCMYVANTTYYSTPWVVPWMHTQLGSSGSAAVGTAAGYTALMRKGRIKQEPINIISFCGDGGGADMGLSAISAALQHTDYNHLILLYDNESYANTDIQASGSSPYGVHTTFSPPGKAKRILHKRWKKNMAAMLAAGHSECRYVGTVDASYAVEFMNRIRKALSIGGPTFIHSLDPCPKGWDYDPMLSHELGELAVLTGVWPLFEVENHVLKLYGKSKAIVEGRQKRLPVRDYLLKQGRFAHFTEDDVDYFQAKIDEMWTKWLVPGVLPFATDVLNDRPPAQ; encoded by the coding sequence ATGGATACTCCCGAGGTCGCCACAATGCCCATCCCGGTGCTCGAGCCGATCAAAGGCGTCAAGCGGGCGCCGCTGGAGGAATACTTCACGTCCGGCCACCGGACGTGCCAGGGCTGCGAGTCGGCGCTGGTGATGAAGTTGATGGTCAAGGCGGCCGGGCCGCGCACGGTCGTTCTCGGCAGCACCGGCTGCATGTACGTCGCCAACACGACGTACTACAGCACGCCGTGGGTGGTGCCGTGGATGCACACGCAGTTGGGGTCCTCCGGCTCCGCGGCGGTCGGCACCGCGGCCGGCTACACGGCGCTCATGCGCAAGGGACGGATCAAGCAGGAGCCGATCAACATCATCTCGTTCTGCGGCGACGGGGGCGGCGCCGACATGGGCCTCTCCGCCATCTCCGCCGCGCTGCAGCACACCGATTACAACCACCTCATCTTGCTGTACGACAACGAGTCGTACGCCAACACCGACATCCAGGCGTCCGGCAGCAGCCCGTACGGCGTGCATACGACGTTTTCGCCGCCCGGGAAGGCGAAGCGCATTCTCCACAAACGGTGGAAGAAGAACATGGCCGCGATGCTCGCCGCCGGCCACTCCGAGTGCCGGTACGTCGGGACGGTCGACGCGTCGTACGCCGTGGAATTCATGAACCGGATCCGGAAGGCGCTCAGCATCGGCGGCCCCACGTTCATCCACTCGCTCGATCCGTGCCCCAAGGGATGGGACTACGACCCGATGCTGTCGCACGAACTGGGCGAGCTCGCCGTGCTGACCGGCGTGTGGCCGCTGTTCGAGGTCGAGAATCACGTGCTCAAGCTCTACGGCAAGAGCAAGGCGATCGTGGAGGGCCGGCAGAAGCGGCTGCCGGTGCGCGACTATCTCCTCAAGCAGGGACGGTTCGCGCACTTCACGGAGGACGACGTCGATTACTTCCAGGCCAAGATCGACGAGATGTGGACCAAGTGGCTGGTGCCCGGCGTGCTGCCGTTCGCGACGGACGTGTTGAACGACCGGCCGCCGGCGCAATAG
- a CDS encoding ABC transporter substrate-binding protein, with translation MAVGVCCVAAIAGLLVYVPATSAAFSGSPVHFGMLGPFTGPRSDLGAAIVQGSKAAQLAVNGAGGILGRQLVLDAADTLGDAADAVPAINKLIGADHVVALIGPETAEYFAVRPIFTRFKVPDQMQGGDVTLDHETNAYFWRDSPSDSVLSVAMALYAYQKGYRRAAVMMYTEESAQTLKPPLIKTFQKLGGKIVADVNIQGGQTSYRSEVLKLINAKPDVIFTQTDPATAAVLFSNFKQLNNLRIPFIGTDLTGGDDYLKAVTYQAANAHLISVYGTSVEGKGNDAFVAYYHKLYPGKEPLANANYAYDSVISTALAIDKAGSTAGPKINAAMTQVTNPPGTKCFDYAGCLKLLKAGTKINYEGASGTLDYNQYHNVFGPYGAFQVDPQGKEHQLVLMTEAQLAKAAP, from the coding sequence ATGGCAGTCGGGGTCTGCTGTGTCGCGGCGATCGCCGGTCTCCTGGTCTACGTGCCGGCAACGTCGGCCGCGTTTTCCGGTTCTCCCGTGCACTTCGGGATGCTTGGGCCGTTCACCGGCCCCCGCTCCGATCTTGGGGCGGCCATTGTCCAAGGCTCGAAGGCGGCCCAGCTGGCGGTCAACGGCGCGGGCGGGATCCTCGGCCGGCAGCTGGTGCTGGACGCGGCGGATACGCTCGGCGACGCGGCCGACGCGGTGCCGGCGATCAACAAGCTCATCGGCGCCGACCACGTGGTCGCGCTCATCGGTCCGGAGACCGCCGAGTACTTCGCGGTGCGGCCGATTTTCACGCGGTTCAAGGTGCCGGACCAGATGCAGGGCGGCGACGTCACGCTGGACCATGAGACGAACGCCTACTTCTGGCGGGACAGTCCGTCGGACTCCGTGCTGAGCGTGGCCATGGCGCTCTACGCTTACCAGAAGGGGTACCGAAGAGCGGCCGTGATGATGTATACGGAGGAATCGGCGCAGACGCTGAAGCCCCCGCTCATCAAGACGTTCCAGAAGCTCGGCGGCAAGATCGTGGCCGACGTGAACATTCAGGGCGGCCAGACATCCTACCGGTCGGAAGTCCTGAAGCTGATCAACGCCAAGCCGGACGTGATCTTCACCCAGACCGATCCGGCCACGGCCGCGGTGCTCTTCTCCAACTTCAAGCAGCTGAACAACCTGCGCATCCCGTTCATCGGTACCGACCTGACGGGCGGGGACGACTATCTCAAGGCGGTCACCTACCAGGCGGCCAACGCGCACCTGATCTCCGTGTACGGGACCTCGGTCGAGGGCAAGGGGAACGACGCCTTCGTCGCCTACTACCACAAGCTGTACCCGGGCAAGGAGCCGCTGGCCAACGCCAACTACGCGTACGACTCGGTCATCAGCACGGCGCTGGCCATCGACAAGGCGGGCTCCACCGCGGGTCCGAAGATCAATGCGGCGATGACCCAGGTCACCAACCCGCCGGGGACCAAGTGCTTCGACTACGCCGGGTGCCTCAAGCTGCTCAAAGCCGGCACGAAGATCAACTACGAGGGCGCCAGCGGCACCCTCGATTACAACCAGTACCACAACGTGTTCGGCCCCTACGGCGCGTTCCAGGTTGACCCGCAGGGCAAGGAACACCAGCTCGTGCTCATGACGGAAGCGCAGCTCGCCAAGGCCGCCCCGTGA